Proteins from one Juglans microcarpa x Juglans regia isolate MS1-56 chromosome 6S, Jm3101_v1.0, whole genome shotgun sequence genomic window:
- the LOC121237316 gene encoding protein KINESIN LIGHT CHAIN-RELATED 3-like — MPRIVTDEVSEEGVVNELNRNSTPIKENLVANKSPKSSLSPQRPRNAGNDLPVNVVVETSIEQLYENVCDMQSSDESPSRRSFGSDGEESRIDSELQHLVGGEMREVEIMEEEVVDKPDYDLRSDSSSKKGNLSNCKKPGTMEETQSASVNSVSPGRSKQPSRLQWDSEPSSKSSLKGKSPHEKPHTDRRNNKSLKKQNKDVTLTKKQRNLPMGVSKLPNESKDSTESELANPDLGPFLLKQARDLISSGDNPQKALELALRAAKSFEICANGKPSLELVMCLHVIAAIYCSLGQYSVAIPILERSIEIPAIVEGQEHALGKFAGHMQLGDSYAMLGQLENSIMCYKTGLEVQRQVLGESDPRVGETCRYLAEAHVQALHFDEAERLCQMALDIHRENGSPVSLEEAADRRLMGLICETKGDHEAALEHLVLASLAMVANGQEAEVASVDCSIGDSYLSMSRYDEAAFAYQKALTVFKTTKGENHPAVGSVFVRLADLYNKTGKIKESKSYCENALRIYEKPIPGVSPEEIASGLTDVSAIYESMDELEQALILLQKALNIYNDALGEQSTIASIEAQMGVMYFMLGNYSDSYNSFKNAISKLRLSGEKKSAFFGVILNQMGLACVQRYAINEATKLFEEARSVLEQECGPYHPDTLGVYSNLAGTYDAGGRLDDAIEILEHVVGTREEKLGTANPDVSDEKKRLAELLKEAGRARNRKVRSLENLLDANSHGINNNGIKV; from the exons ATGCCTCGCATTGTTACTGACGAAGTTAGTGAAGAAGGGGTTGTGAATGAACTGAATAGAAATTCTACCCCTATCAAGGAAAATTTAGTTGCAAATAAGTCACCAAAGAGTTCTTTGAGTCCACAACGCCCTCGAAATGCAGGTAATGATCTCCCTGTTAATGTGGTGGTTGAGACCTCGATCGAGCAGCTTTATGAAAATGTATGTGACATGCAAAGTTCTGATGAGTCACCCTCCAGGCGAAGCTTTGGATCTGATGGTGAAGAGTCTAGGATTGATTCGGAGTTGCAACATCTGGTAGGAGGGGAAATGAGGGAGGTGGAGATAATGGAAGAAGAAGTAGTTGATAAGCCAGACTATGATTTGCGTAGTGATTCTTCCTCTAAGAAGGGAAATTTATCCAATTGTAAGAAGCCAGGGACGATGGAGGAGACCCAATctgcaagtgtgaattctgttTCTCCAGGGCGTTCGAAGCAACCTTCTCGCTTGCAGTGGGACTCTGAACCATCATCAAAATCTAGTCTCAAGGGCAAAAGTCCCCATGAGAAACCTCACACTGACAGGCGGAAcaataagagtttgaaaaaacaaaacaaagatgtCACTCTCACGAAGAAGCAGAGAAATTTGCCTATGGGAGTTTCTAAATTGCCAAATGAATCCAAGGATTCGACTGAATCAGAATTAGCCAATCCAGATCTGGGACCCTTTTTGCTCAAGCAAGCTAGGGATTTGATTTCTTCAGGGGATAATCCCCAGAAAGCGCTTGAATTAGCTCTCCGAGCAGCAAAATCATTTGAAATATGTGCAAATGGGAAACCTAGTTTAGAATTGGTCATGTGCTTGCATGTTATAGCAGCAATATACTGCAGCTTAGGCCAGTACAGTGTGGCGATTCCCATTCTTGAGCGTTCCATTGAAATTCCAGCTATTGTGGAAGGTCAAGAGCACGCTCTTGGTAAATTTGCCGGTCACATGCAACTGGGGGATAGTTATGCAATGCTTGGCCAGCTGGAGAATTCGATAATGTGTTACAAAACAGGGTTGGAAGTCCAGAGACAAGTTCTGGGAGAAAGTGACCCAAGAGTCGGAGAGACTTGTAGGTATTTAGCTGAAGCTCATGTTCAAGCATTGCATTTTGATGAGGCTGAGAGGCTTTGTCAAATGGCACTTGACATTCATAGAGAGAATGGTTCACCTGTTTCTCTTGAAGAGGCAGCAGATAGGAGGCTGATGGGTCTTATATGTGAAACAAAAGGAGATCATGAGGCTGCACTTGAGCACCTGGTTTTAGCCAGCTTGGCCATGGTGGCAAATGGCCAGGAGGCGGAAGTGGCTTCTGTTGATTGCAGCATTGGGGATAGCTACTTATCTATGTCTCGGTATGATGAAGCTGCTTTTGCTTATCAGAAAGCACTCACAGTTTTCAAGACCACCAAAGGAGAAAATCATCCTGCTGTTGGTTCAGTCTTTGTCCGTCTAGCTGACTTGTATAACAAGACAGGGAAAATAAAGGAATCAAAATCATACTGTGAAAATGCCCTCCGGATCTATGAAAAGCCCATTCCTGGGGTATCTCCAGAGGAGATTGCAAGTGGGCTCACTGATGTTTCCGCGATCTATGAATCGATGGATGAGCTTGAGCAGGCACTCATATTGTTGCAGAAGgcattaaacatatataatgaTGCCCTTGGTGAGCAAAGTACAATCGCCAGCATTGAAGCCCAGATGGGGGTCATGTACTTCATGTTGGGGAATTATTCCGATTCTTACAACTCCTTCAAGAATGCTATCTCAAAGCTCCGCCTAAGTGGAGAGAAGAAATCTGCCTTCTTTGGAGTTATTCTCAATCAAATGGGCCTTGCTTGTGTGCAGCGTTATGCTATAAATGAGGctacaaaattatttgaagaagccAGGAGTGTTTTGGAACAAGAGTGTGGACCCTATCACCCTGATACACTAGGGGTGTATAGCAACCTTGCTGGCACGTATGATGCAGGTGGCAG GTTGGATGATGCAATTGAAATTTTGGAACATGTTGTTGGAACGAGGGAGGAAAAACTTGGGACTGCAAATCCTGATGTAAGTGATGAGAAGAAGAGGTTGGCTGAGTTATTAAAAGAAGCAGGCAGAGCTCGGAACAGAAAGGTCAGATCACTAGAGAACCTCCTTGATGCCAACTCTCACGGTATAAACAACAATGGCATCAAGGTATGA
- the LOC121237315 gene encoding pentatricopeptide repeat-containing protein At2g03380, mitochondrial-like, translating to MAIVRPLGSANGYWGDQYHLSRPLKVSRYSCSHALYRASSLCYSSKFQNGKTLVRFQESQSQKSIIKSGSVDDQPSDSVPSAGTLIREFVDDGLFENAIKVYLGMIEGGFPAEQFRFFTSLIKAFGMLSDVDKVKQVHGHVLKLGVLNDVFVGNSLLSSYWKCRAVKAAVQLFEKMCERDSVSWNAMISGFCQSGDYTGSLITLSRMISEYGLYPNRVACLSALSACSSIESLIHGREIHCFVVKSGLIVDDFLVSGLIEMYMKCGDIRTAEYVFKGNLDNESSRGNTVIWNVMTLGYVSNGFLLRALDMFLEMLAIEIIPDSSTLVTVLVLSSQLSDLAVGKQIHKFIYSFGFDCDVRVETALIDMYFKCGDPETGLKLFIRSQNHNLIMWGAVISNCAQNGSSAEALELFHTFMSELGFADSIILLAALRACSSLTLKPRGTEIHGLTIKTGFDDNVFVGGALVDMYAKCRDIESAEKVFHRLPIRDLVIWNSLIAGYAQNECADEALKAFHVMQSEQIAPNSVTAACILSVCAYLSVAILCKELHCYLVRRGYESNSLVSNSLIATYAKCGDILSSRAVFESMPERNIVSWNSIILGYGMHGRTNEMSLLFEKMKETGMTPDHATFTALLSACSHAGRVDMGWSYFKGMVEDHKLEPHVEHYTCMVDLLGRAGHLKQAYDLIMSMPCVPDDRIWGSLLGSCKTHGNEKLAELVANHIFKLDPACIGYRVLLSNIYEGFGKQNEAARVRSDIKELGLKKQPGCSWIELDNKIHTFIASDHSHHQSEEIYAAIESLTVEMKRAGYNPKTQ from the coding sequence ATGGCGATTGTGAGACCACTGGGCTCAGCTAACGGTTACTGGGGGGACCAGTACCACCTTTCTAGACCATTGAAGGTATCCCGCTACTCTTGTAGCCATGCCTTGTATAGAGCTTCTTCACTATGTTACAGTTCCAAGTTCCAAAATGGGAAAACTTTGGTACGGTTCCAGGAAAGCCAATCTCAGAAATCGATTATCAAATCTGGATCTGTAGATGATCAGCCTTCAGATAGTGTGCCATCGGCTGGTACTTTGATTAGGGAGTTCGTAGATGATGGATTATTTGAAAATGCAATAAAGGTTTATCTTGGAATGATTGAAGGTGGTTTTCCAGCTGAGCAATTCAGattttttacatctttaattAAGGCATTTGGTATGCTTTCTGATGTAGACAAGGTTAAACAAGTTCATGGGCACGTGTTGAAGTTGGGAGTTTTAAACGACGTTTTTGTTGGAAATTCACTTTTGAGTTCGTATTGGAAATGCCGTGCGGTCAAAGCTGCAGTCCAATTGTTTGAGAAAATGTGTGAGAGGGACTCAGTTTCATGGAATGCAATGATCTCTGGGTTTTGCCAATCAGGGGATTACACGGGTTCATTGATTACTTTAAGCAGGATGATTTCGGAATATGGTTTGTACCCTAATCGGGTAGCTTGCCTTTCGGCTTTATCTGCATGTTCTTCGATTGAGTCTTTGATTCATGGGCGGGAAATTCATTGCTTTGTTGTGAAAAGTGGGTTGATCGTTGATGATTTTTTAGTCAGCGGACTGATTGAAATGTACATGAAATGTGGGGATATAAGAACTGCAGAATATGTTTTCAAGGGAAATCTTGATAACGAGTCCAGCAGAGGAAATACAGTGATATGGAATGTGATGACTTTGGGCTATGTCTCTAATGGATTTTTGTTGCGGGCATTGGACATGTTTCTTGAGATGTTGGCAATTGAGATAATACCAGATTCTTCTACTCTGGTGACTGTTTTAGTTTTGTCCTCCCAGTTGTCAGATTTAGCTGTAGGAAAGCAAATCCATAAATTCATTTACAGCTTTGGGTTTGATTGCGATGTAAGAGTTGAAACAGCTCTCATAGACATGTACTTCAAATGTGGTGATCCTGAAACTGGTTTGAAATTATTCATCAGGTCTCAAAATCATAATTTGATCATGTGGGGTGCAGTAATCTCAAATTGTGCTCAGAATGGTAGTTCTGCTGAGGCATTAGAGTTGTTCCATACCTTCATGTCAGAGCTTGGTTTTGCTGATTCTATCATACTTCTGGCTGCACTGCGAGCATGCTCATCCTTGACTTTGAAGCCAAGAGGCACAGAAATCCATGGATTGACTATAAAGACAGGGTTTGATGACAATGTTTTTGTTGGTGGTGCCCTTGTTGATATGTATGCAAAATGCAGAGATATTGAATCTGCTGAAAAGGTTTTCCATCGATTACCAATAAGGGATTTAGTCATATGGAATTCCTTAATAGCTGGTTATGCCCAGAATGAGTGTGCAGATGAAGCTTTGAAGGCTTTTCATGTTATGCAATCTGAACAAATTGCACCCAATAGTGTAACGGCTGCATGTATTCTCTCTGTATGTGCTTATTTGTCTGTAGCAATCCTGTGTAAGGAGTTACACTGTTACCTAGTACGCCGAGGGTATGAGTCTAATAGTCTTGTAAGCAATTCTCTAATTGCAACCTATGCAAAGTGTGGGGACATACTTAGTTCAAGGGCAGTATTTGAGAGTATGCCAGAAAGAAATATAGTATCATggaattcaattattttaggGTATGGAATGCATGGCCGGACCAATGAAAtgtctcttttatttgaaaagatgaaAGAAACAGGCATGACGCCTGACCATGCAACTTTTACTGCTCTTCTTTCTGCATGCAGCCATGCTGGGAGGGTTGACATGGGATGGAGCTATTTCAAAGGCATGGTTGAAGATCACAAACTTGAGCCTCATGTTGAACACTATACTTGCATGGTTGATCTTCTGGGTCGAGCTGGTCATCTAAAGCAAGCTTATGATCTGATTATGTCCATGCCTTGTGTCCCAGATGATCGTATATGGGGTTCATTACTTGGGTCATGCAAAACTCACGGCAATGAAAAGCTGGCAGAACTTGTGGCTAACCATATCTTCAAACTTGATCCTGCATGCATTGGCTACCGTGTCCTCCTTTCAAACATATATGAAGGCTTTGGAAAACAGAATGAAGCTGCTAGAGTGAGATCGGATATTAAAGAGTTGGGACTCAAAAAGCAGCCTGGATGTAGTTGGATTGAACTTGATAACAAGATTCATACATTTATTGCAAGTGATCACTCGCACCATCAGTCGGAAGAAATATATGCTGCAATAGAAAGTTTAACAGTAGAGATGAAAAGGGCAGGGTATAACCCTAAAACCCAATAA
- the LOC121237317 gene encoding serine/threonine/tyrosine-protein kinase HT1-like isoform X1, with the protein MKNLYCFKQISTTNGKTERKLSLGEYRRAESWSKYLVSSGAEIKGEGEEEWSADMSQLLIGNKFASGRHSRIYRGIYKQRDVAIKLISQPEEDENLAAMLEEQFISEVALLFRLRHPNIITFVAACKKPPVFCIITEYLAGGSLRKYLHHQEPHSVPLNLVLKLALSIAHGMQYLHSQGILHRDLKSENLLLDEDMCVKVADFGISCLESQCGSAKGFTGTYRWMAPEMIKEKHHTKKVDVYSFGIVLWEIITALTPFDNMTPEQAAFAVSHKNARPPLPPTCPTAFTRLISRCWSSNPDKRPHFDEIVSILESYGESLEQDPGFFSSFKPSSDHTFFRCFPKCIPRHRSASLKA; encoded by the exons ATGAAGAATTTATACTGTTTTAAGCAGATTTCCACGACCAATGGGAAAACTGAGAGGAAGCTTTCCCTCGGAGAGTACAGGCGGGCGGAGTCTTGGTCGAAGTACTTGGTGTCGTCGGGGGCGGAGATAAAGGGGGAGGGAGAGGAGGAATGGAGCGCAGATATGTCACAGTTACTTATTGGTAATAAGTTTGCATCGGGGAGACATAGTAGGATCTATAGGGGAATATATAAGCAAAGGGATGTGGCTATTAAGCTGATTAGCCAGCCGGAGGAGGACGAGAACTTGGCTGCCATGCTTGAGGAGCAGTTCATTTCAGAGGTTGCTTTGCTATTTCGGTTGCGGCATCCGAATATCATCACT TTTGTTGCAGCATGTAAGAAGCCTCCGGTGTTTTGTATCATCACCGAGTATTTGGCTGGGGGTTCCTTGAGGAAGTACCTCCATCACCAGGAACCACATTCTGTTCCACTCAACCTAGTTCTGAAATTAGCCCTTAGCATTGCACATGGGATGCAATATCTTCATTCTCAGGGGATACTACACAGGGatctaaaatctgaaaatcttCTGCTAGATGAAGATATGTGTGTGAAGGTAGCAGATTTTGGTATTTCATGCTTAGAGTCGCAGTGTGGCAGTGCAAAGGGTTTCACAGGCACTTACCGTTGGATGGCTCCTGAAATGATAAAAGAGAAACACCACACGAAGAAGGTTGATGTTTACAGTTTTGGTATTGTTCTGTGGGAGATTATAACTGCATTGACACCATTTGACAATATGACTCCTGAACAGGCTGCATTTGCGGTCTCCCATAAG AATGCAAGACCACCATTGCCACCCACATGTCCCACAGCATTCACTCGTCTCATCAGCAGATGCTGGTCAAGCAATCCAGATAAACGCCCACATTTTGATGAGATAGTTTCAATCTTAGAAAGTTATGGGGAATCACTTGAGCAGGATCCCGGATTTTTCTCATCCTTCAAACCTTCCTCTGATCACACATTTTTCCGGTGCTTTCCAAAATGTATTCCGCGCCATAGATCTGCTTCTTTAAAAGCTTAG
- the LOC121237317 gene encoding serine/threonine/tyrosine-protein kinase HT1-like isoform X2, whose amino-acid sequence MKNLYCFKQISTTNGKTERKLSLGEYRRAESWSKYLVSSGAEIKGEGEEEWSADMSQLLIGNKFASGRHSRIYRGIYKQRDVAIKLISQPEEDENLAAMLEEQFISEVALLFRLRHPNIITFVAACKKPPVFCIITEYLAGGSLRKYLHHQEPHSVPLNLVLKLALSIAHGMQYLHSQGILHRDLKSENLLLDEDMCVKVADFGISCLESQCGSAKGFTGTYRWMAPEMIKEKHHTKKVDVYSFGIVLWEIITALTPFDNMTPEQAAFAVSHKQKKFGEREVGVNTSK is encoded by the exons ATGAAGAATTTATACTGTTTTAAGCAGATTTCCACGACCAATGGGAAAACTGAGAGGAAGCTTTCCCTCGGAGAGTACAGGCGGGCGGAGTCTTGGTCGAAGTACTTGGTGTCGTCGGGGGCGGAGATAAAGGGGGAGGGAGAGGAGGAATGGAGCGCAGATATGTCACAGTTACTTATTGGTAATAAGTTTGCATCGGGGAGACATAGTAGGATCTATAGGGGAATATATAAGCAAAGGGATGTGGCTATTAAGCTGATTAGCCAGCCGGAGGAGGACGAGAACTTGGCTGCCATGCTTGAGGAGCAGTTCATTTCAGAGGTTGCTTTGCTATTTCGGTTGCGGCATCCGAATATCATCACT TTTGTTGCAGCATGTAAGAAGCCTCCGGTGTTTTGTATCATCACCGAGTATTTGGCTGGGGGTTCCTTGAGGAAGTACCTCCATCACCAGGAACCACATTCTGTTCCACTCAACCTAGTTCTGAAATTAGCCCTTAGCATTGCACATGGGATGCAATATCTTCATTCTCAGGGGATACTACACAGGGatctaaaatctgaaaatcttCTGCTAGATGAAGATATGTGTGTGAAGGTAGCAGATTTTGGTATTTCATGCTTAGAGTCGCAGTGTGGCAGTGCAAAGGGTTTCACAGGCACTTACCGTTGGATGGCTCCTGAAATGATAAAAGAGAAACACCACACGAAGAAGGTTGATGTTTACAGTTTTGGTATTGTTCTGTGGGAGATTATAACTGCATTGACACCATTTGACAATATGACTCCTGAACAGGCTGCATTTGCGGTCTCCCATAAG CAAAAgaaatttggagagagagaggtgggagTAA ATACCAGCAAGTGA